The following proteins are co-located in the Paralichthys olivaceus isolate ysfri-2021 chromosome 10, ASM2471397v2, whole genome shotgun sequence genome:
- the LOC109631046 gene encoding uncharacterized protein isoform X1, with protein sequence MHLLLIPTFPSFFRGPALLPTAGVGRGGVVVGPTLRPKGHCGFKCAPRVAGAAIALMQSDRDRCDISVPTHFHTTSHRLGVTHIPLLWSCPPAAGQHNDARMNLAIALTAARYGAAIANYTGVVHLLQRADPQMGKERVCRAHCGDVITGQEFDVRAKCVINATGPFTDALRKMDDQKNPDICQPSAGVHIVIPGYYRHTHLHSWSSWIPSPSH encoded by the exons ATGCATCTGCTCCTTATCCCCACATTCCCTTCCTTTTTCCGAGGACCTGCTCTCCTTCCTACTGCAGGAGTGGGGAGGGGCGGGGTGGTCGTGGGGCCCACACTCAGGCCAAAGGGCCACTGTGGCTTTAAGTGTGCTCCTCGTGTGGCCGGAGCAGCCATCGCACTGATGCAAAGTGACAGGGACAGATGTGACATATCGGTTCCGACACACTTCCATACCACCAGTCACAGGCTCGGGGTGACTCACATCCCCCTGCTCTGGTCCTGTCCCCCCGCTGCAGGACAACACAACGATGCTCGAATGAACCTCGCCATCGCCCTCACTGCTGCCAGGTATGGGGCTGCCATAGCCAATTACACTGGAGTGGTGCACCTACTGCAGAGGGCAGACCCTCAGATGGGGAAGGAGAGGGTCTGCCGAGCTCACTGCGGGGATGTGATCACAG GGCAGGAATTTGATGTCAGAGCCAAATGTGTTATCAATGCCACGGGACCTTTTACGGACGCGCTGCGGAAAATGGATGATCAGAAGAACCCCGACATCTGTCAGCCCAGTGCTGGGGTGCACATCGTCATCCCGGGCTATTACAG
- the nr4a2a gene encoding nuclear receptor subfamily 4 group A member 2a translates to MPCVQAQYGSSPQGASPASQSYSYHTAGEYSCDFLTPEFVKFSMDLTNTEITATTSLPSFSTFMDNYNTGYDVKPPCLYQMPHSGEQSSIKVEDVQMHNYHQQSHLPPQSEEMMAHSGPMYFKPPSPHAPSTPNFPVQPNHMWEDPGSLHSFHQNYVAATSHMIDQRKNPVSRLSLFSFKQSPPGTPVSSCQMRFDGPLHVSMNHDNPGGHRGLDGQSFAVPSAIRKQAGLAFPHSLQLGHGHQLVDSQMPSPPSRGSPSNEGLCAVCGDNAACQHYGVRTCEGCKGFFKRTVQKNAKYVCLANKNCPVDKRRRNRCQFCRFQKCIVVGMVREVVRTDNLKGRRGRLPSKPKSPQEPSPPSPPVSLISALVRAHVDSNPSMSALDYSRFQANPDYQMTGDNTQHIQQFYDLLTGSMEIIRGWAEKIPGFSDLPKQDQDLLFESAFLELFVLRLAYRSNPVEGKLIFCNGVVLHRLQCVRGFGEWVDAIVEFSSNLHSMNIDISAFSCIAALAMVTERHGLKEPKRVEDLQNKIVNCLKDQVTFSGGGLNRPNYLSKLLGKLPELRTLCTQGLQRIFYLKLEDLVPPPAIIDKLFLDTLPF, encoded by the exons ATGCCCTGCGTCCAGGCTCAGTATGGATCATCACCTCAAGGAGCTAGTCCTGCTTCCCAGAGCTACAGCTACCACACCGCAGGAGAATACAGCTGCGACTTCCTAACACCCGAGTTTGTTAAGTTTAGCATGGACTTGACCAACACTGAGATCACAGCCACCACTTCTCTCCCGAGTTTCAGTACATTCATGGACAACTATAACACCGGTTACGACGTTAAACCACCCTGTCTGTATCAGATGCCCCACTCTGGAGAGCAGTCCTCTATCAAGGTGGAGGACGTCCAGATGCACAACTACCATCAGCAGAGCCACCTGCCACCTCAGTCAGAAGAAATGATGGCTCACTCTGGGCCTATGTATTTCAAACCCCCCTCGCCTCACGCCCCGAGCACACCAAACTTCCCAGTTCAGCCTAATCACATGTGGGAGGACCCGGGCTCTCTCCACAGTTTCCACCAGAACTATGTTGCGGCCACATCTCACATGATAGACCAGCGTAAGAACCCGGTGTCGAGGCTTTCGCTCTTCTCCTTCAAGCAGTCCCCGCCCGGTACCCCCGTCTCCAGTTGTCAGATGCGGTTCGACGGCCCGCTGCACGTCTCCATGAACCACGACAACCCGGGCGGGCACCGGGGCCTGGACGGCCAGAGCTTCGCGGTGCCCAGTGCCATACGGAAACAGGCGGGCCTGGCCTTTCCTCACTCCCTGCAGCTCGGACACGGGCACCAGCTGGTGGACAGCCAAATGCCATCGCCCCCGTCCCGAGGATCTCCGTCAAACGAAGGTCTGTGTGCGGTGTGTGGGGACAACGCTGCCTGCCAGCATTATGGAGTGAGAACCTGCGAGGGCTGCAAAGGATTTTTCAAG cgcACCGTCCAGAAAAATGCAAAGTACGTGTGTTTAGCAAATAAAAACTGTCCTGTTGACAAACGCCGAAGAAATCGTTGCCAGTTCTGCCGTTTCCAGAAGTGCATTGTCGTCGGAATGGTGAGAGAAG TGGTCCGAACGGATAATCTCAAAGGTCGGAGAGGACGCCTACCATCCAAACCCAAAAGTCCCCAGGAGCCTTCACCACCCTCGCCGCCTGTGAGCCTCATAAGCGCACTTGTTAGGGCCCATGTGGACTCCAACCCCTCCATGTCTGCTTTGGACTATTCCCGA TTTCAGGCAAACCCTGACTACCAAATGACTGGAGACAACACTCAGCACATCCAACAGTTCTACGATCTCCTGACGGGCTCCATGGAGATCATCCGGGGCTGGGCGGAGAAGATCCCTGGCTTCTCTGATTTACCGAAGCAAGATCAAGATCTCCTGTTCGAGTCCGCCTTCCTCGAACTTTTTGTCCTGCGGCTGGCGTACAG GTCCAACCCAGTGGAAGGCAAGCTTATTTTTTGTAATGGAGTTGTGTTACACAGGCTACAGTGCGTCCGTGGATTTGGAGAGTGGGTGGATGCCATCGTGGAGTTTTCCTCAAACTTGCACAGCATGAACATAGACATCTCAGCCTTCTCCTGCATCGCAGCTCTCGCCATGGTAACAG AACGACACGGGCTTAAGGAACCCAAGAGAGTCGAGGATCTCCAAAACAAGATCGTCAACTGCCTAAAAGACCAAGTGACGTTCAGTGGCGGTGGATTGAATCGTCCCAACTACTTGTCAAAACTCTTGGGGAAGCTCCCTGAACTGCGCACACTATGTACCCAAGGTCTGCAGCGTATCTTTTACCTAAAACTAGAGGACCTAGTCCCTCCGCCAGCAATAATTGACAAACTTTTCCTCGACACCCTGCCTTTCTGA